Proteins encoded by one window of Synergistales bacterium:
- a CDS encoding diguanylate cyclase — protein sequence MTAEPESPEMIILVCEHFFGEAEAALARLELDDIRCIPFPARCGRPPLSREEVDRIVGECGHPAQIVIIGSCCLEGLEQSLPAGHSCTIVQSATCFEMIAGKTFVENQLRQGGFLATPGWLAHWREWIDTNGFDQTRAREFFKESINGIVLLDTGIDGEANRHLWDFAAFVDQPAITIAEGIDFFTVFLHQRILLGRQQISEDHQRLQRQEQADFAMVLDLLSDLPKATTEQEAFDKTAAVFAMLFAPSHIRYVEIEKENAPQVWLLEGAQTAEGREAAIERVRQVTRAGATNKEAHGFTLRLAGRGEGLRGLDVQGVTFPQYIDRYIQIAQLVANVCGMAIDNARSYERLMENQDRLRTLATTDSLTGIANRGHFMQQTELEIQRAGRYGSAFSLLSLDVDNFKQINDTYGHPTGDRVLQELAALFKNNLRANDYLGRIGGEEFAVCAVETSLDGGREIAERIRKDVAGHAFESCADRIGCTVSIGVTAYHGGDDTLAQMLKRADTALYQAKEEGRNRVAVK from the coding sequence ATGACGGCAGAGCCGGAGAGCCCCGAGATGATCATCCTGGTCTGCGAGCATTTCTTCGGTGAAGCGGAGGCCGCCCTCGCCAGACTGGAGCTGGATGACATACGCTGTATCCCTTTCCCGGCACGCTGCGGCAGGCCACCCCTCTCGCGGGAGGAGGTGGACCGCATCGTCGGCGAGTGCGGTCATCCCGCACAGATAGTCATCATCGGCAGCTGCTGCCTCGAGGGACTGGAACAATCCCTGCCGGCCGGGCACTCCTGCACCATTGTGCAATCAGCCACATGTTTCGAGATGATCGCCGGAAAGACCTTCGTCGAAAACCAGCTGCGGCAGGGAGGATTTCTCGCCACGCCGGGCTGGCTCGCCCACTGGCGGGAGTGGATCGACACAAATGGATTCGACCAGACAAGGGCCAGGGAGTTTTTCAAGGAGTCCATCAACGGCATCGTTCTTCTCGACACGGGGATCGACGGTGAGGCAAACCGGCACCTCTGGGATTTCGCCGCCTTCGTGGACCAACCAGCCATCACGATCGCCGAGGGAATCGACTTCTTCACCGTCTTTCTCCACCAGCGCATCCTCCTGGGACGGCAACAGATCTCCGAAGATCATCAGCGCCTGCAACGTCAGGAGCAGGCCGATTTCGCCATGGTGCTGGACCTTCTGAGCGACCTGCCCAAAGCAACCACGGAACAGGAAGCCTTTGATAAGACCGCCGCTGTATTCGCGATGCTCTTTGCGCCATCTCATATCCGCTACGTGGAGATCGAGAAGGAGAACGCACCGCAGGTCTGGCTGCTCGAAGGTGCTCAAACGGCCGAAGGGAGAGAAGCGGCCATCGAACGGGTGCGGCAGGTCACTCGAGCGGGCGCAACGAACAAAGAGGCCCATGGCTTCACACTGCGCCTTGCCGGCCGTGGAGAGGGCCTCCGCGGTCTGGATGTCCAGGGGGTCACCTTCCCACAATATATCGACCGGTACATCCAAATCGCCCAGCTTGTCGCCAACGTCTGCGGCATGGCTATCGACAATGCCCGGAGCTACGAACGCCTCATGGAAAACCAGGACCGGCTGCGGACACTGGCCACAACGGACAGCCTTACCGGAATCGCCAACCGGGGCCATTTTATGCAACAAACAGAACTGGAGATCCAGCGCGCCGGCCGGTACGGTTCGGCCTTCTCTCTTTTGAGCCTGGACGTGGACAATTTCAAACAGATCAACGACACCTATGGACACCCCACTGGAGACAGGGTCCTGCAAGAACTGGCCGCCCTATTCAAAAACAACCTCCGAGCAAACGACTACCTTGGACGGATCGGCGGGGAGGAATTCGCAGTCTGTGCCGTCGAGACCTCTCTGGACGGGGGCCGCGAGATTGCCGAGCGCATACGGAAGGATGTCGCCGGTCACGCCTTCGAGAGCTGTGCGGACAGAATAGGCTGCACTGTCAGCATCGGCGTGACCGCCTATCACGGAGGGGATGATACCCTGGCACAAATGCTGAAACGCGCCGACACAGCGCTCTATCAAGCCAAGGAGGAGGGGCGCAACCGGGTCGCCGTCAAGTGA
- a CDS encoding diguanylate cyclase, with translation MESRPILIIDDNDDDFRILARYAGPEYRALYDDGSSDVGALTERHRPDCIMIDYHLAGKKGIEVLRRLKADAATAHIPVVMITGETDPSVIIEGMKSGAADYLVKERLRKTAVKATVRQAIEKAEMERKLEEQRQQIVEFSRTDELTGVFNRRYMLERLRNEIDRTKRSGTTFTLTMLDVDHLKEINDTCGHLAGDRLLVEVVEVIRKGVRKTDYLGRYGGDEFLVVLLESVRRSRWETLKLHAAKIDTLRRAIASRRIPWDGGGLSVSASFGVAIYGEHTPSCTALLDEADRMLYRAKQNGKNSVACSCDGQGGLFTGAVD, from the coding sequence ATGGAGAGCCGACCGATCCTGATCATCGACGACAATGATGACGACTTCAGGATACTCGCCCGCTATGCCGGTCCCGAGTACCGGGCGCTCTATGACGATGGAAGCAGCGATGTCGGCGCATTGACCGAACGCCACCGCCCCGACTGCATCATGATTGACTACCATCTTGCCGGGAAAAAGGGCATCGAGGTATTGCGGCGACTGAAAGCGGATGCTGCGACGGCGCATATCCCGGTGGTCATGATCACCGGCGAGACGGACCCCTCCGTGATCATCGAGGGCATGAAATCGGGTGCCGCCGACTATCTGGTGAAGGAACGGCTGCGGAAGACGGCGGTGAAGGCAACCGTCCGACAGGCCATCGAGAAGGCCGAGATGGAGCGGAAGCTTGAAGAACAGCGGCAGCAGATCGTGGAGTTTTCCCGCACCGACGAGCTGACTGGCGTGTTCAACAGACGGTATATGCTGGAGCGCCTCCGCAACGAGATAGACCGGACGAAACGCAGCGGAACCACCTTTACGCTCACCATGCTCGACGTGGATCATCTCAAGGAGATCAACGATACCTGCGGGCATCTGGCGGGAGACCGGTTGCTTGTGGAGGTTGTCGAGGTCATCCGGAAGGGCGTCCGGAAGACGGACTACCTCGGCCGCTACGGCGGAGACGAATTCCTGGTGGTGCTTCTGGAGAGTGTCCGGCGGTCCAGGTGGGAAACCCTGAAGCTCCACGCCGCCAAGATAGACACGCTCCGGCGTGCCATCGCTTCCCGCCGGATTCCCTGGGACGGCGGCGGCCTCTCCGTCTCCGCCTCCTTCGGTGTGGCCATCTACGGCGAACACACCCCCAGCTGCACCGCACTGCTCGACGAGGCGGACCGGATGCTCTACCGCGCCAAGCAGAACGGAAAGAACAGCGTCGCCTGTTCCTGCGACGGTCAGGGCGGTCTCTTTACCGGCGCTGTCGACTAG
- a CDS encoding response regulator, with the protein MEAKSVLVVEDNDDDILMIKRAFRKGKIGNSFDYVSNGKEALDYLHKREPSRVQLILLDLNMEIMNGFDFLRMRLRLPEIKKIPVVVLTASSRQEDVERAYALEANSYVEKPIEPSAFVKAILDIEDFWIFLAKRP; encoded by the coding sequence ATGGAAGCGAAATCCGTCCTTGTCGTCGAAGACAACGACGACGATATCCTGATGATCAAAAGGGCCTTCAGGAAAGGCAAGATCGGCAACAGCTTCGACTATGTCTCCAACGGGAAGGAGGCGCTGGACTATCTGCACAAAAGGGAACCATCCCGGGTGCAGCTGATCCTGCTTGACCTGAACATGGAGATCATGAACGGTTTTGACTTCCTCCGGATGCGTCTGAGGCTGCCGGAGATCAAGAAGATCCCCGTGGTGGTCCTGACGGCCTCAAGCCGGCAGGAGGATGTGGAGCGGGCCTACGCCCTGGAGGCCAACAGCTACGTGGAAAAACCCATAGAACCGTCGGCGTTCGTCAAGGCGATCCTGGACATCGAGGACTTCTGGATCTTTCTGGCGAAGCGACCCTGA